Proteins encoded together in one Bacteroidota bacterium window:
- a CDS encoding SDR family oxidoreductase has product MKVLVTGGCGFIGSHTVDRLLQDGHEVIVIDNLSSGNARNLEHHKDNKKLSVHIASITDLEKIESLFNGVDWVFHLAALADIVPSIERPMQYHNSNVNGTICVLEACRKNNVKRIIYSASSSCFGIPDTFPTSETAEIRCQYPYAVTKYLGEEYCLYWKQIYKMNITCMRFFNVYGPRARTAGTYGAVFGVFLAQKLNNKPYTVVGDGEQTRDFTFVTDIVDACVTAAKRNDVSGHVFNVGSGNTYSINKLVGLLGGEITYIPKRPGEPDCTFADTSKISKLLGWKPKVSFEKGVKIMLDNIDYWREAPLWEPHTIAEATKDWFKYLA; this is encoded by the coding sequence ATGAAAGTATTAGTTACCGGAGGATGCGGATTTATTGGAAGTCACACTGTTGACCGCCTGTTGCAGGATGGTCATGAAGTAATTGTAATTGACAATTTATCTTCGGGGAATGCCCGGAACCTCGAACATCACAAAGACAATAAAAAACTGAGTGTACATATTGCAAGTATAACAGATCTTGAAAAAATTGAATCACTATTCAATGGAGTTGACTGGGTATTTCATCTCGCCGCATTAGCGGATATAGTTCCATCTATAGAAAGACCGATGCAATATCACAATTCCAATGTAAACGGAACTATTTGTGTGCTTGAAGCCTGCCGTAAAAATAACGTAAAGCGGATAATTTATTCAGCCTCCTCTTCCTGCTTTGGCATTCCCGACACCTTCCCTACCTCTGAAACAGCGGAAATACGCTGCCAATACCCTTATGCCGTTACCAAATACCTTGGCGAAGAATATTGTTTGTATTGGAAACAGATCTATAAAATGAACATAACTTGTATGAGGTTCTTTAACGTATATGGCCCCCGTGCCCGTACCGCCGGTACTTATGGAGCAGTATTCGGGGTTTTCCTCGCTCAGAAATTGAACAATAAACCCTACACCGTTGTGGGTGATGGTGAACAAACACGTGACTTTACCTTTGTTACAGACATAGTTGATGCCTGTGTGACAGCAGCTAAGCGCAATGATGTATCCGGACATGTATTTAATGTAGGCAGCGGTAACACCTACAGTATTAACAAACTTGTGGGGCTTCTTGGAGGTGAAATAACATATATCCCAAAACGTCCGGGCGAGCCGGATTGTACATTCGCCGACACTTCCAAAATATCAAAGCTGCTCGGATGGAAACCTAAAGTAAGCTTTGAAAAAGGAGTAAAAATAATGCTTGATAATATTGATTACTGGCGTGAAGCCCCGCTATGGGAACCTCATACAATTGCGGAAGCAACAAAAGATTGGTTTAAATACCTGGCCTAA